A DNA window from Parabacteroides johnsonii DSM 18315 contains the following coding sequences:
- a CDS encoding patatin-like phospholipase family protein translates to MTEETNHKTYKLGLALSGGGAKGFAHIGVFRLLEECGLKPDIIVGTSVGSLMGALFADGYTSDEIKELFTGREFSEFAQLQIPKSGLFDSKRFRYFLRRHLRAKTFEELKTPLVVVATDLDNGESHEFRSGPIVEAVTASCSIPIIFSPVVINGVHYVDGGLFHNFPVSIIREECERIIGVNVSPLVPQKYKQTIFHIAERSYHYMFRANTLEDREMCDVLIEAEEFGMYKTFDLENVDEIAGIGYAAAIRAFEVVIKENKYETLVNAIMARRNNTLMP, encoded by the coding sequence ATGACGGAAGAAACGAACCATAAGACCTATAAATTAGGCTTGGCTCTAAGCGGGGGAGGAGCGAAAGGTTTCGCTCATATCGGGGTTTTTAGATTACTGGAAGAATGCGGTCTGAAGCCGGATATCATCGTCGGTACAAGTGTTGGTTCGTTGATGGGCGCTTTGTTTGCCGATGGCTATACGTCCGACGAAATCAAAGAACTCTTTACTGGACGTGAGTTCTCCGAATTCGCCCAGCTGCAAATCCCGAAATCGGGGTTGTTCGACAGCAAGCGGTTCCGCTATTTCCTCCGTCGTCATTTGAGAGCTAAAACGTTTGAAGAACTGAAAACCCCTCTGGTTGTCGTGGCGACCGACCTTGACAACGGCGAGAGTCATGAGTTCCGTAGCGGCCCCATCGTAGAAGCGGTGACCGCTTCCTGTAGCATTCCGATTATCTTTAGCCCGGTCGTGATAAACGGAGTGCATTATGTTGACGGAGGTCTTTTTCATAATTTCCCGGTTTCCATCATCCGTGAAGAATGTGAGCGTATCATCGGGGTAAATGTCAGCCCCCTTGTCCCGCAAAAGTACAAGCAGACGATTTTCCATATCGCGGAACGTTCTTATCACTATATGTTCCGGGCAAACACATTGGAAGACCGCGAAATGTGCGATGTTCTGATCGAGGCGGAGGAGTTCGGTATGTATAAGACATTCGACCTGGAAAATGTGGACGAGATCGCGGGGATCGGATATGCAGCGGCAATCCGGGCGTTCGAGGTCGTGATAAAAGAAAATAAATATGAAACTCTGGTGAACGCTATTATGGCAAGAAGAAACAATACCCTGATGCCATAA
- a CDS encoding alpha-amylase family glycosyl hydrolase: MKQTNKMVIYQVFPRWFGNMKSSLVKNGSKVENGIGKFSDFTPVALSKIKELGTTHVWYTGVIEHATNTDYTAYQIRKDHAAVVKGNAGSPYAIKDYYDIDPDLADNVPDRMKEFESLVRRTHEAGMKVIIDFVPNHVARQYYSDVKMAYVEDLGQKDNTSKAFDSNNNFYYIPGQTLRLQFGAQQEDFEYSEFPAKVTGNDCFSTCPGQNDWYETVKLNYGVDYMNGRTPHFDPVPNTWTKMLDILLFWAGKGVDGFRCDMAEMVPVEFWNWVIPKVKQVYDVCFVAEVYNPAEYRNYIWNGHFDYLYDKVGLYDTVRAVMCNQAPASNISGCWQSLEGIQHNMLNFLENHDEQRIASYFFAGDPRPGIPGMIVSAMMNTNPVMIYSGQELGEPGMDDEGFSGRDGRTTIFDYWSLASLRNWINEGAFDGGKLTAEQRQLREAYAKILNISKSERVITEGVFYDLMYANLSNPYFNSHRQFVFMRKYQNEVLLVVVNFDKAEQTVRIQIPDEVFKALDFGDNKAAVLTDLMTGESCISTLTAAWPYQVVVPAYSGRLLKFTY, from the coding sequence ATGAAACAGACAAATAAGATGGTAATATATCAGGTCTTTCCACGTTGGTTTGGAAATATGAAATCATCCCTGGTGAAGAATGGAAGTAAAGTTGAAAACGGAATAGGAAAGTTCTCGGACTTTACGCCGGTGGCTTTGTCCAAGATCAAGGAGTTGGGAACTACCCATGTGTGGTATACCGGAGTGATCGAACATGCAACGAATACCGATTATACGGCTTACCAGATACGAAAAGACCATGCGGCGGTCGTGAAGGGAAATGCCGGCTCCCCCTATGCTATCAAAGATTATTATGATATAGACCCGGACCTGGCCGATAATGTACCTGACCGTATGAAAGAATTCGAATCGCTGGTCAGAAGGACGCATGAAGCTGGAATGAAAGTAATCATCGATTTCGTACCCAACCATGTTGCCCGCCAGTATTATTCGGATGTCAAGATGGCGTATGTGGAAGATCTGGGACAAAAAGACAATACTTCGAAAGCTTTCGATTCCAATAATAATTTCTATTATATACCGGGGCAGACCTTGCGTTTGCAGTTCGGCGCTCAACAGGAAGATTTTGAATATAGCGAATTTCCGGCGAAAGTCACGGGGAACGATTGCTTCAGTACCTGTCCCGGACAAAACGACTGGTATGAGACGGTCAAATTGAATTATGGCGTTGATTATATGAACGGCCGTACCCCGCATTTCGATCCGGTTCCCAATACATGGACGAAGATGCTGGATATCCTGCTTTTCTGGGCGGGAAAAGGGGTGGACGGTTTCCGGTGCGACATGGCGGAAATGGTTCCGGTTGAATTCTGGAACTGGGTGATCCCGAAGGTGAAACAGGTGTATGATGTTTGCTTTGTTGCCGAAGTTTATAATCCGGCAGAATATCGTAATTATATCTGGAACGGACATTTTGATTATTTGTATGATAAGGTCGGGCTGTACGATACGGTACGGGCAGTCATGTGTAACCAGGCTCCGGCAAGTAATATCTCCGGATGTTGGCAGTCACTCGAAGGTATCCAGCATAATATGTTGAACTTCCTTGAAAACCATGACGAGCAACGTATCGCCTCTTACTTTTTTGCTGGTGATCCGCGTCCGGGAATTCCGGGGATGATCGTGTCGGCTATGATGAATACCAATCCGGTGATGATCTACAGCGGACAGGAATTAGGGGAGCCGGGAATGGACGATGAGGGTTTCAGCGGACGTGACGGGCGCACGACGATTTTTGATTATTGGAGTCTTGCCAGCTTGCGCAACTGGATAAACGAAGGGGCTTTCGATGGTGGTAAACTGACGGCTGAGCAACGGCAATTGCGCGAGGCGTATGCAAAGATTCTGAATATATCCAAGTCCGAACGGGTTATCACAGAAGGAGTTTTTTATGATTTGATGTATGCAAACCTGAGTAATCCGTATTTTAACTCACATCGGCAATTTGTATTCATGCGTAAATATCAGAATGAAGTGTTGTTAGTGGTGGTCAACTTTGACAAGGCGGAGCAGACGGTACGCATCCAAATCCCCGATGAAGTATTTAAGGCACTTGATTTCGGTGATAATAAAGCTGCTGTGCTGACCGATCTGATGACTGGAGAGAGTTGTATCAGCACACTGACGGCAGCTTGGCCTTATCAGGTGGTTGTACCTGCTTATTCCGGCCGTTTGCTGAAGTTTACTTATTGA
- a CDS encoding sodium-translocating pyrophosphatase, with amino-acid sequence MITPIFWIIPVASILALVFAWFFFRQMMKESEGTELMAKIARHVRKGAMSYLKQQYKVVASVFLALVVLFSIMAYGFGIQNEWVPIAFLTGGFFSGLAGFLGMKTATYASARTANAARSSLNSGLQVAFRSGAVMGLVVVGLGLLDISFWYILLNICIPAEAMDATHKLTIITTTMLTFGMGASTQALFARVGGGIYTKAADVGADLVGKVEAGIPEDDPRNPATIADNVGDNVGDVAGMGADLYESYCGSILATSALGAAAFVASGDVEMQYKAVVAPMLIAAVGIILSIIGIFAVRTKENATIRELLKALAIGTNLSSVLIALSTFGILYLLGLDNWFWISCSVIIGLLVGIVIGQSTEYYTSQSYQPTQRVSEAGLTGPATVIISGLGLGMLSTAIPVLAVVVGIICSFLFASGFDFNNIGMGLYGIGIAAVGMLSTLGITLATDAYGPIADNAGGNAEMSGLGKEVRKRTDALDSLGNTTAATGKGFAIGSAALTGLALLASYVEEIKIGLLRLGETVLQFADGRAIEVSKASFTDFMIYYDVTLMNPKVLAGMFLGSMMAFMFCGLTMNAVGRAAGHMVEEVRRQFREIPGILTGKAEPDYARCVAISTKGAQHEMVLPSLLAIIAPIVTGLIFGVTGVVGLLIGGLSTGFVLAIFMANSGGAWDNAKKHIEEGNHGGKGSEAHKATVVGDTVGDPFKDTSGPSLNILIKLMSMVAIVMAGLTVAWSLF; translated from the coding sequence ATGATTACACCTATTTTTTGGATCATACCGGTAGCCTCTATCCTGGCACTGGTATTTGCTTGGTTCTTCTTCAGGCAGATGATGAAAGAGAGTGAAGGGACGGAGTTAATGGCAAAAATAGCCCGACATGTACGCAAAGGGGCTATGTCGTACCTGAAACAACAATACAAGGTTGTTGCTTCGGTGTTTCTCGCCCTGGTGGTTTTATTCTCCATCATGGCGTATGGATTTGGAATACAAAACGAATGGGTTCCGATCGCTTTCCTGACCGGCGGTTTCTTCTCCGGCCTTGCCGGCTTCTTAGGAATGAAGACAGCTACTTATGCATCCGCCCGTACGGCCAATGCCGCCCGTTCGTCCTTGAACAGCGGCTTGCAGGTTGCTTTCAGGAGCGGTGCCGTAATGGGGCTGGTCGTCGTCGGCCTCGGTTTGCTGGACATTTCGTTCTGGTACATATTATTAAACATCTGCATCCCGGCAGAAGCGATGGATGCAACACATAAACTTACCATCATAACCACCACTATGCTGACCTTCGGAATGGGAGCTTCCACACAGGCACTCTTCGCCCGTGTCGGCGGAGGCATCTACACCAAGGCGGCCGATGTCGGGGCCGACCTGGTCGGAAAAGTCGAGGCCGGTATTCCCGAAGATGACCCGCGAAACCCGGCAACCATTGCCGACAATGTGGGAGATAACGTCGGAGATGTGGCCGGAATGGGGGCGGACCTGTACGAATCGTATTGCGGTTCGATCTTAGCAACCTCCGCATTGGGTGCTGCCGCATTCGTAGCGTCCGGCGATGTGGAAATGCAATATAAGGCGGTTGTGGCGCCAATGTTGATCGCGGCGGTCGGGATCATATTGTCGATCATCGGTATCTTTGCCGTCCGCACAAAAGAAAATGCGACGATACGCGAACTGCTGAAAGCACTTGCCATAGGGACCAACCTCAGCTCGGTATTGATCGCCCTGTCCACCTTCGGAATCCTTTATTTGTTAGGATTGGACAATTGGTTCTGGATCAGCTGTTCGGTCATCATCGGATTATTGGTAGGGATCGTGATCGGTCAATCGACGGAGTACTATACTTCCCAATCTTATCAACCTACCCAGCGGGTTTCGGAAGCCGGACTGACCGGACCGGCAACGGTGATCATCTCCGGATTAGGATTGGGTATGCTGTCCACCGCAATTCCGGTACTGGCCGTAGTTGTCGGGATCATCTGTTCGTTCCTATTTGCTTCCGGGTTCGATTTCAATAACATAGGAATGGGATTGTACGGCATCGGTATCGCCGCCGTCGGAATGCTTTCGACTTTGGGCATCACACTGGCAACAGATGCCTACGGACCTATTGCCGACAATGCCGGCGGAAATGCGGAAATGTCCGGTCTGGGCAAAGAAGTCAGGAAACGTACGGATGCACTCGACTCCTTAGGCAACACGACTGCCGCAACAGGCAAAGGATTTGCGATCGGCTCGGCTGCCTTGACGGGCCTGGCATTGCTGGCCTCTTATGTAGAAGAGATTAAAATCGGCTTGCTCCGTTTGGGCGAGACAGTCCTGCAATTTGCCGATGGCAGGGCAATCGAAGTGTCAAAAGCCTCTTTCACCGATTTCATGATTTATTATGATGTTACGCTTATGAATCCAAAAGTGCTGGCCGGAATGTTCCTCGGTTCCATGATGGCCTTCATGTTTTGCGGGTTGACGATGAACGCAGTCGGACGGGCCGCCGGACATATGGTGGAAGAAGTACGCCGCCAGTTCCGGGAAATTCCGGGAATTTTGACAGGAAAAGCCGAACCCGATTACGCCCGCTGCGTGGCTATCTCGACAAAAGGGGCACAGCACGAGATGGTGCTGCCTTCCCTGTTAGCCATCATTGCACCGATCGTCACCGGTCTGATATTCGGAGTGACAGGAGTAGTCGGACTGCTGATCGGCGGCCTGAGTACCGGTTTCGTACTGGCGATCTTCATGGCAAACTCAGGAGGAGCCTGGGACAATGCCAAGAAACATATCGAAGAAGGAAACCACGGCGGCAAGGGCAGCGAAGCCCATAAAGCGACAGTCGTAGGCGATACGGTCGGCGACCCGTTCAAAGACACCTCCGGTCCCAGCCTCAACATCCTGATCAAGCTGATGAGCATGGTTGCGATCGTTATGGCAGGATTGACAGTTGCCTGGAGTTTGTTCTGA
- a CDS encoding 6-bladed beta-propeller: MKTQTFISTCAIAATLLLSNCGNKQDTTSSSNKNQLLIVEYKNLNNRKIELPLSHFIEDFRIVRLDNSDEALFKAWTITPSNNYIGIRQSGAPFKLFDKDGKFLCDVGRIGQGPGEYEISIYDEIIDEKGGRIFLAPFFGKKIMVYGLDGKWIKDIPLKGRVQKPKMRLNEDGTLSIVHMSFSEAEPLAFCIDMEGEIVKRLPVSKNMIVQNFDGEIFSYQNGGEFDFFHTANDTLWTYNNTENRLEARFAMHFPDPDNKPIHIYLNIPQGIFANCYYWDVTTNQPGESSTYFIDRQTGKGQKFDLMNDFFGNLPASTNFNKGYNIQNFEPMVLKEKIKEHIASGKCPDKDKEKLKSFAKSLNENDNNLLFIGKLKK; the protein is encoded by the coding sequence ATGAAAACACAAACATTTATTTCCACTTGCGCAATAGCAGCCACCTTGCTCCTGAGCAATTGCGGTAACAAGCAAGACACCACATCAAGCAGCAATAAGAACCAATTGCTCATTGTCGAATACAAAAATTTGAACAACCGCAAAATCGAATTGCCACTCAGTCATTTTATCGAAGATTTCCGGATCGTCCGCCTCGACAATTCCGACGAAGCCCTCTTCAAGGCGTGGACCATCACACCAAGCAATAATTATATTGGTATCCGCCAATCAGGTGCACCGTTCAAACTCTTTGATAAAGATGGAAAATTTCTCTGCGATGTCGGTAGAATCGGACAAGGTCCAGGCGAATATGAAATCAGCATTTATGACGAAATTATCGACGAAAAAGGCGGACGTATCTTCCTCGCCCCTTTTTTCGGCAAAAAGATTATGGTCTACGGATTAGACGGAAAATGGATAAAGGACATTCCACTCAAAGGACGAGTCCAGAAACCCAAAATGAGACTCAACGAAGACGGTACGCTCTCCATCGTCCATATGTCGTTCTCCGAAGCGGAGCCACTCGCCTTTTGCATTGACATGGAGGGAGAGATTGTCAAGCGACTACCTGTTTCCAAGAATATGATCGTACAGAACTTCGACGGAGAGATCTTCTCTTACCAAAACGGTGGCGAGTTTGATTTCTTCCACACGGCAAACGACACGCTTTGGACGTACAACAACACCGAAAACCGGCTTGAAGCCCGTTTCGCCATGCATTTCCCCGACCCAGACAACAAGCCGATCCACATCTATCTCAATATACCTCAAGGTATCTTCGCCAATTGTTACTATTGGGATGTCACTACAAACCAACCAGGAGAAAGTAGTACCTACTTCATCGACCGCCAGACCGGAAAAGGACAAAAGTTCGACTTGATGAACGATTTCTTCGGTAACCTCCCCGCTTCTACGAACTTCAACAAGGGATACAACATCCAAAACTTCGAACCAATGGTTTTGAAGGAAAAAATCAAAGAGCACATAGCCTCTGGGAAATGCCCGGACAAGGATAAGGAAAAACTCAAATCATTTGCCAAATCACTAAATGAAAACGACAATAATTTGCTGTTTATAGGAAAGTTGAAAAAATAG
- a CDS encoding glutamine synthetase III family protein has product MSISRFNAVEKASNRKAVEAITPNQKVSEYYGENVFNRKAMQKYLSKETYKALTHAIDNGTPIDREIANHVAAGMRMWALEKGVTHYTHWFQPLTDGTAEKHDAFVEHDGNGGMIEEFSGKLLAQQEPDASSFPNGGLRNTFEARGYSAWDPSSPAFIVDDTLCIPTVFIAYTGEALDYKTPLIRSIEALNKAAKDVCNYFNEDVHKVITYLGWEQEYFLVDEDLYSARPDLSLTERTLLGHESAKNQQLDDHYFGAIPSRVQEFMKDLETECYKLGIPVKTRHNEVAPNQFELAPIYEECNLANDHNQLLMSVMKRVSRRHNFRVLLHEKPFMGVNGSGKHCNWSMGTDTGINLFSPGKDREDNLRFITFVVNSLMAVYKYNALLKASIASATNAHRLGANEAPPAIISSFLGTQITEILDKFENCSIEDAIEVDDKKRLHLGFGQIPELLLDNTDRNRTSPFAFTGNRFEFRALGSSANCGSAMLALNSAVAYQLCQFKQDVETLRAKGKSKEAAIFEVLKAYIKESKPIRFDGNGYGDEWKEEAARRGLDCENSVPLQYDAYLKPEVIRMFKETGVLSEKELEARNEVKWEIYIKKVQIEARVLGDLSLNHIIPVAVRYQSLLLDNITKLKETFGGYPEYDDMSEEPRRLVRKIAGHICSVTRMVDEMVEARKKANRITDLRTKAIAYHDTVAPYLDEIRSHIDDLELMVDNQMWPLPKYRELLFIR; this is encoded by the coding sequence ATGTCAATCTCACGCTTTAATGCAGTGGAGAAAGCATCCAACCGAAAGGCCGTGGAAGCCATTACTCCCAATCAGAAAGTATCCGAATATTATGGTGAGAACGTCTTCAACCGGAAGGCAATGCAAAAGTATCTCTCCAAGGAAACCTACAAAGCCCTGACCCATGCCATCGACAACGGAACCCCTATCGACCGAGAAATTGCCAATCATGTGGCTGCCGGTATGCGCATGTGGGCACTGGAAAAAGGAGTCACACACTACACGCACTGGTTCCAGCCTCTGACCGACGGGACCGCTGAAAAGCACGACGCATTCGTCGAACATGACGGAAACGGAGGCATGATCGAAGAATTCAGCGGCAAGCTGCTCGCCCAGCAGGAACCGGACGCTTCCAGCTTTCCTAACGGTGGATTGCGCAACACATTCGAAGCCCGCGGCTACTCAGCCTGGGACCCTTCCTCACCTGCGTTTATCGTAGACGACACCTTGTGTATCCCGACCGTATTCATCGCCTATACCGGTGAAGCGCTGGACTACAAGACCCCGCTGATCCGCTCTATCGAAGCCCTGAACAAGGCGGCCAAAGATGTCTGTAATTATTTCAACGAAGATGTCCATAAAGTCATCACCTATTTAGGATGGGAACAGGAGTATTTCCTGGTAGACGAAGACCTCTACTCCGCCCGTCCCGACCTGTCGCTGACGGAACGTACCCTGTTGGGGCACGAAAGCGCCAAAAACCAACAGTTGGATGACCACTATTTCGGTGCCATCCCCTCCCGGGTACAGGAATTCATGAAAGATTTGGAAACAGAATGCTATAAGTTAGGCATCCCGGTCAAGACACGCCATAACGAGGTGGCTCCGAACCAGTTCGAGTTAGCACCTATTTATGAAGAATGCAACTTGGCCAACGACCATAACCAATTGTTGATGTCGGTAATGAAACGTGTTTCCCGCCGCCACAATTTCCGCGTGCTGCTCCACGAAAAGCCTTTTATGGGCGTGAACGGTTCCGGCAAGCATTGCAACTGGTCAATGGGAACCGATACAGGCATCAACCTCTTCTCTCCGGGAAAAGACCGGGAAGACAATCTGCGTTTCATCACATTCGTGGTCAATTCGCTGATGGCTGTATATAAATATAACGCTCTGCTGAAAGCCAGTATCGCTTCGGCTACCAACGCACACCGCCTGGGAGCCAATGAAGCGCCTCCCGCTATCATATCTTCTTTCTTAGGGACACAGATCACAGAAATCTTGGACAAGTTTGAAAACTGCTCCATCGAAGATGCTATCGAAGTGGACGACAAGAAACGCTTGCATCTCGGCTTCGGACAGATCCCGGAGTTGCTGTTAGACAATACGGACCGCAACCGTACTTCTCCTTTTGCTTTCACAGGGAACCGTTTCGAGTTCCGCGCATTAGGTTCGTCCGCCAACTGCGGTTCAGCCATGTTGGCACTGAACTCTGCCGTTGCCTACCAGCTTTGCCAGTTCAAACAGGATGTCGAGACATTGCGTGCCAAAGGAAAAAGCAAGGAGGCCGCCATCTTTGAAGTCTTGAAAGCCTACATCAAAGAATCCAAACCGATTCGCTTCGACGGAAACGGCTACGGTGACGAATGGAAAGAAGAGGCTGCCCGCCGAGGCCTGGATTGTGAAAACAGCGTTCCGTTACAATACGATGCATACCTGAAACCGGAAGTCATCCGGATGTTTAAGGAAACCGGTGTACTGAGCGAAAAGGAGCTGGAAGCACGCAACGAAGTGAAATGGGAAATCTATATTAAAAAGGTACAGATAGAAGCTCGTGTCCTCGGTGATCTCTCGCTCAACCATATCATCCCGGTTGCCGTCCGCTACCAGTCATTGCTATTGGACAATATCACCAAGCTGAAAGAGACTTTTGGCGGATATCCGGAATATGACGATATGTCGGAAGAGCCCCGTCGCCTGGTTCGCAAGATTGCCGGACATATCTGTTCCGTCACCCGCATGGTCGACGAAATGGTGGAAGCCCGCAAAAAAGCCAACCGTATCACGGATTTGCGTACCAAAGCGATCGCTTACCACGATACCGTCGCTCCTTACTTGGATGAAATCCGCAGCCATATCGACGACCTGGAACTAATGGTCGATAACCAGATGTGGCCACTGCCGAAATACAGGGAGCTTTTGTTTATCCGATAA
- a CDS encoding ribose-phosphate pyrophosphokinase: MSAQTPFLVFSGTNSRYLAEKICNSLGCPLGQMNIQHFADGEFSVSYEESIRGRDVFLVQSTFPNSDNLMELLLMIDAAKRASAHSVIAVIPYFGWARQDRKDKPRVSIGAKLIADMLSTAGIDRLITMDLHADQIQGFFNVPVDHLYASSIFLDYIKTSLPLDNLCIATPDVGGTKRASSYSKYLGLPMVICHKSRLRANEVAEMRIIGDVEGLDVLLIDDMVDTAGTITKAANLMLENGAKSVRAIASHAVMSDPASTRVDQSALTEMIFTDSIPYAKKCEKVKVLSVADMFAEAIRRVCSGESISSLYAI, translated from the coding sequence ATGAGTGCACAAACTCCTTTCTTGGTGTTTTCGGGAACCAACTCCCGGTATCTTGCAGAGAAAATTTGCAATAGTCTTGGTTGTCCGCTGGGACAGATGAACATTCAACACTTTGCTGATGGAGAATTCTCCGTTTCGTACGAAGAGTCTATCCGCGGTCGTGATGTATTCCTGGTACAATCAACGTTTCCTAACTCTGATAATCTGATGGAGCTTCTCCTGATGATCGATGCTGCCAAGCGTGCTTCGGCACACTCTGTAATCGCAGTTATTCCTTATTTCGGTTGGGCACGTCAGGATAGAAAAGACAAGCCACGTGTGTCTATCGGCGCCAAGCTGATTGCAGACATGCTGAGTACTGCCGGTATTGACCGCTTGATTACGATGGACCTGCATGCTGATCAGATTCAGGGATTCTTTAATGTTCCGGTTGACCACTTGTATGCATCTTCCATTTTCCTGGATTACATTAAAACATCTTTGCCTCTGGATAATCTGTGTATCGCTACACCGGACGTTGGAGGTACTAAACGTGCCAGCAGTTATTCCAAATATCTGGGTTTACCGATGGTTATTTGCCACAAGTCACGTCTGCGTGCCAATGAAGTAGCAGAAATGCGTATTATCGGTGATGTAGAGGGCTTGGATGTCCTTTTGATCGACGATATGGTGGATACGGCCGGTACCATTACGAAGGCTGCCAACCTGATGCTTGAAAACGGAGCCAAATCCGTGCGTGCCATCGCCAGTCATGCCGTTATGTCCGACCCGGCTTCTACGCGTGTAGACCAGTCTGCTTTGACTGAAATGATCTTTACCGACTCTATCCCTTATGCAAAGAAATGCGAAAAGGTGAAAGTGTTGTCTGTTGCCGATATGTTTGCCGAAGCTATCCGTCGTGTATGTAGCGGTGAATCTATCAGCTCTCTGTATGCTATTTAA
- the mnmA gene encoding tRNA 2-thiouridine(34) synthase MnmA — MEIAALVSGGVDSSVVVHQLKEAGYDPTIFYIRIGMEDKDGYIDCPAEEDIEITSYIAKKYGCRFEIVSLHDEYWDRVVSYTIDSVKRGLTPNPDMMCNKYIKFGCFEEKWGKDFDKIATGHYATTTEIDGKVWLSTAKDPVKDQTDFLGQITRLQIQKLMFPIGHLMKSEVRAIAEQQKLPSAKRKDSQGICFLGKINYNDFIERYLGKRTGKIVELETGKVLGKHNGYWFHTIGQRKGLGLSGGPWFVIKKDIKRNVIYVSNGYDPETQYGKIINMHGFDFITEDPWGEFEDEKEITFKIRHTPDFTHGRIRRIGDLYRIESDNKIQGIAPGQYGVVYDKDHRLCLGSGMIIDEEK; from the coding sequence ATGGAAATTGCAGCATTAGTTTCGGGAGGAGTGGATAGCTCCGTAGTTGTTCACCAGTTGAAAGAGGCAGGATACGATCCTACCATTTTCTATATCCGCATCGGCATGGAAGATAAAGATGGATATATAGACTGTCCCGCCGAAGAAGATATCGAGATCACCTCCTATATCGCCAAGAAGTACGGTTGCCGGTTTGAAATCGTCTCTTTGCATGACGAATATTGGGATCGTGTCGTGAGCTATACCATCGATTCCGTAAAACGCGGACTCACCCCCAACCCGGATATGATGTGCAATAAATATATCAAATTCGGCTGCTTTGAAGAGAAATGGGGAAAGGATTTCGATAAAATAGCAACCGGCCATTACGCCACGACAACCGAAATAGACGGTAAGGTATGGCTTTCCACCGCCAAGGACCCGGTAAAAGACCAGACCGACTTCCTCGGCCAAATCACTCGTTTGCAAATACAGAAATTAATGTTCCCGATCGGACATCTCATGAAAAGCGAAGTCCGAGCCATAGCCGAACAACAAAAACTGCCGAGTGCTAAACGGAAAGACAGTCAGGGAATCTGTTTCTTAGGCAAGATCAATTATAATGACTTTATCGAGCGTTATTTAGGAAAACGGACAGGAAAGATCGTCGAACTGGAAACCGGTAAGGTATTGGGCAAACACAACGGCTACTGGTTCCACACCATCGGACAGCGCAAGGGGTTAGGTTTGAGCGGCGGACCCTGGTTCGTCATCAAAAAAGATATCAAGCGGAACGTTATCTATGTTTCCAACGGTTATGATCCGGAAACACAGTATGGCAAGATTATCAACATGCACGGCTTCGACTTCATCACCGAAGATCCATGGGGAGAATTTGAGGACGAGAAAGAGATCACTTTCAAGATCCGTCACACACCGGACTTCACACACGGCCGCATCCGTCGCATCGGAGACTTGTACCGCATCGAATCCGACAACAAAATCCAGGGAATCGCTCCTGGACAGTACGGAGTAGTCTACGACAAAGACCATCGTCTTTGCCTCGGTAGCGGCATGATTATCGATGAAGAAAAATAG